A window of Pseudomonas mucidolens contains these coding sequences:
- a CDS encoding phage baseplate assembly protein V, with the protein MNDLAALSRLLENLIRFGVIAAVQMEPPRVKVKTGTLTTAWLPWLAQRAGTDREWDPPTVNEQVILFSPSGQLANAIVVTGVFSDHIPANGNRAGLHRRTYADGTVIEYDSVAHHLNATLVDGGTTNLISKGGINLVGDITHQGDYTQTGNQNVTGKVTVSIDVVAAGVSLVKHPHTGVRAGGDQSGAPVPS; encoded by the coding sequence ATGAACGATCTAGCCGCCCTCTCCCGTCTGCTCGAAAACCTCATCCGCTTCGGCGTCATCGCCGCCGTGCAGATGGAGCCCCCGCGCGTGAAAGTGAAAACCGGCACGCTGACCACCGCTTGGCTGCCCTGGCTCGCCCAGCGCGCCGGTACCGACCGGGAATGGGACCCGCCCACTGTCAACGAACAAGTGATCTTGTTCAGCCCATCCGGCCAGCTCGCCAATGCCATCGTCGTAACCGGCGTATTCAGCGACCACATCCCCGCCAACGGCAACCGTGCAGGCCTACACCGCCGCACCTACGCCGACGGCACGGTGATCGAGTACGACAGCGTCGCCCATCACCTCAACGCCACCCTGGTCGACGGCGGTACCACCAACCTGATCAGCAAGGGCGGCATCAACCTCGTCGGTGATATCACGCACCAGGGCGACTACACCCAGACCGGCAATCAGAACGTGACCGGCAAGGTCACCGTTTCGATTGACGTGGTTGCGGCCGGCGTCAGCCTGGTCAAGCACCCGCACACCGGTGTGCGAGCCGGCGGCGATCAGTCAGGAGCGCCAGTCCCATCATGA
- a CDS encoding phage virion morphogenesis protein: MANNLEALATWASGLLQQLQPAARSQLARSIGQELRRSQQKRVVAQQNPDGSKFAPRKKRDLRGKQGRIRRRLEMFKKLKNATYLKARGDSNAITVGFTGRIARIARVHQYGLKDRAERGAPDVRYEQREVLGFTEADLDVIRDSLLAHLTL, from the coding sequence ATGGCAAATAATCTGGAAGCACTGGCAACGTGGGCGTCTGGACTGCTGCAACAACTCCAACCCGCCGCCCGTAGTCAACTTGCCCGGAGCATCGGCCAGGAACTACGCCGCAGCCAGCAAAAACGGGTGGTTGCCCAGCAAAACCCGGACGGCAGCAAGTTCGCACCGCGCAAAAAACGGGATTTACGCGGGAAACAGGGCCGGATTCGGCGCAGGCTGGAGATGTTCAAGAAGCTGAAAAACGCCACCTACCTCAAGGCGCGGGGCGACAGCAACGCCATTACTGTGGGCTTTACAGGGCGAATCGCCCGTATTGCCAGGGTTCACCAGTACGGTTTGAAAGACCGTGCGGAACGTGGCGCACCCGACGTGCGCTACGAACAGCGTGAGGTTTTGGGGTTCACCGAAGCGGATCTTGATGTGATTCGTGACAGCTTGCTCGCACACCTGACACTGTAA
- a CDS encoding phage tail protein encodes MNKLESLRTHLLATVAEFKHNPDRLLIFIDNGKVRCTNAASLSFEYSFDLQIILTEFAGHPDSVMLPLLGWLSIHQTELLESLDKVNTGIQFEADILDKDKVDLSISLALTERVVVATDDQGNITVTHPGEPQRVAGYLDPNWKPGAQGNTSEFMVLDGK; translated from the coding sequence ATGAACAAACTCGAAAGCCTGCGCACTCACCTTCTGGCCACCGTCGCCGAGTTCAAGCACAACCCCGATCGCCTGCTGATCTTTATCGACAACGGCAAGGTCCGATGCACCAATGCGGCCAGTCTGTCGTTTGAGTACAGCTTTGACCTGCAGATCATCCTCACCGAGTTCGCTGGACACCCTGACAGCGTGATGTTGCCGCTTCTGGGCTGGCTCAGCATCCACCAAACGGAACTGCTGGAGAGCCTTGATAAGGTCAATACCGGGATCCAGTTCGAAGCCGATATCCTCGACAAGGACAAAGTTGACCTCAGTATCAGCCTGGCGTTGACAGAGCGAGTCGTCGTTGCCACGGATGACCAGGGCAACATCACCGTCACGCATCCAGGCGAGCCGCAGCGTGTAGCGGGCTACCTCGATCCAAACTGGAAGCCTGGCGCCCAAGGCAACACCAGTGAATTCATGGTGCTAGATGGCAAATAA
- the lysB gene encoding Rz-like lysis system protein LysB (The gene for this Rz-like phage lysis system protein may overlap extensively with the gene for the other spanin subunit, the Rz1-like protein in the outer membrane.), whose amino-acid sequence MSTLRQALYGIALLGALALLIWGQQQRINVAEGQAELARGAATTARQDADRNLKSANTLTDTLKQERDAQSALRAQQDQLRQGLAKRERTIEELKRENAELRNWAARPLPDAARRLRERPALTGADAYRQWLSGRGALPTASDQPAQ is encoded by the coding sequence ATGAGCACCCTGCGCCAGGCCCTGTACGGCATCGCCTTGCTCGGCGCCCTGGCGCTGCTGATATGGGGCCAGCAACAGCGCATCAATGTCGCGGAAGGCCAAGCCGAGCTGGCGAGAGGTGCCGCAACGACCGCCCGCCAAGACGCCGACCGCAACCTGAAATCCGCCAACACCCTCACCGACACCCTGAAACAGGAACGCGATGCACAGAGCGCCCTGCGCGCTCAACAGGATCAGTTGCGTCAAGGCCTGGCAAAGCGCGAGCGAACCATAGAGGAACTGAAACGTGAAAACGCCGAACTACGCAATTGGGCTGCTCGGCCTTTGCCTGACGCTGCTCGCCGGCTGCGCGAGCGCCCCGCCCTTACCGGCGCCGACGCTTATCGTCAATGGCTGTCCGGCCGTGGTGCCCTGCCAACTGCCAGCGACCAGCCCGCTCAATAA
- a CDS encoding N-acetylmuramidase domain-containing protein, which translates to MTTTLRHGDRSQAVRILQKNLNNHGAKLVVDGDYGDATEAAVRAYQVKTGLVADGVAGSKTQTSLAGGDCAQLLRNNDLLAAAERLGVPLASVYAVNEVESKGKGFLDNGKPVILFERHIMYRQLAKVRHEGDDPTELKRHADQLAAANPALINPKAGGYTGGTAEHQRLAMARLIDDTAALESASWGAFQIMGFHWQRLGYTSAQDFVAAMSAGESQQFDAFTRFIETDPVLQKALKARKWTEFAKLYNGPNYQRNLYDVKLLRAYERHASCECGQGVAA; encoded by the coding sequence ATGACCACTACCCTTCGCCACGGCGACCGTTCGCAAGCGGTCCGCATTCTGCAAAAGAACCTCAACAACCACGGCGCCAAGCTGGTGGTGGACGGCGATTATGGCGATGCGACCGAAGCCGCTGTTCGTGCCTATCAGGTGAAAACCGGCCTGGTGGCCGACGGTGTCGCTGGCAGCAAGACCCAAACCAGTTTGGCCGGCGGTGACTGCGCGCAACTGCTGCGTAACAACGACCTGCTCGCCGCCGCCGAACGCCTCGGCGTGCCTCTGGCGAGCGTCTACGCGGTCAACGAAGTGGAATCCAAGGGCAAAGGCTTCCTCGACAACGGTAAGCCGGTGATCCTGTTTGAGCGGCACATCATGTACCGCCAGCTCGCCAAGGTGCGGCACGAGGGCGATGACCCGACCGAACTCAAACGCCACGCGGACCAGCTCGCCGCCGCCAACCCGGCTCTGATCAACCCGAAAGCCGGCGGATACACTGGCGGCACGGCCGAACACCAGCGCCTGGCAATGGCCCGCCTGATCGACGACACCGCCGCCCTTGAGTCCGCGTCCTGGGGCGCTTTCCAGATCATGGGTTTCCACTGGCAACGCCTCGGATACACCAGCGCTCAGGACTTTGTGGCTGCCATGAGTGCCGGCGAATCGCAGCAGTTCGACGCCTTCACCCGTTTCATTGAAACCGATCCGGTACTGCAAAAAGCCTTGAAGGCCCGTAAGTGGACCGAGTTCGCCAAGCTCTACAACGGGCCGAACTATCAACGCAACCTCTACGACGTGAAGCTCCTGCGCGCCTACGAACGGCACGCCAGTTGCGAGTGCGGGCAAGGGGTGGCGGCATGA
- a CDS encoding phage holin family protein, which yields MPNIELIVQLITALTYLFSAFRLACYTRGTARYRLRISLLASVFGSALCISGLEILLYRQPASLWQAVSSVLLCTLIFRSRGNVAALLRPSA from the coding sequence ATGCCAAACATCGAATTGATAGTTCAACTGATCACAGCGCTGACCTATCTGTTCAGCGCCTTTCGCCTGGCCTGTTACACCCGTGGGACAGCCCGGTATCGGCTCCGAATTTCATTGCTCGCCAGCGTGTTTGGTTCTGCGCTCTGCATCAGCGGTCTGGAAATCCTTCTCTATCGTCAGCCGGCCAGCCTCTGGCAAGCCGTGTCCAGCGTGCTGCTCTGCACCCTGATTTTCCGTTCTCGCGGCAACGTCGCCGCCCTGTTGAGGCCCAGCGCATGA
- a CDS encoding putative holin, with protein sequence MADPTSSAVTGLLMGLGLATVTPIIDGEALFGAILGAWLVTSMKHELKVWQRLGSLFLSAGVGYLFAPMALQAIPFITSGGGAFLCALVVIPISIKLMVWVEKADIWDIWRRIRGGS encoded by the coding sequence ATGGCTGACCCAACCTCCAGTGCCGTGACCGGCCTCCTCATGGGCCTGGGCCTGGCAACCGTCACCCCGATCATCGACGGTGAGGCGTTGTTTGGCGCGATCCTCGGCGCCTGGTTGGTGACCAGTATGAAACACGAACTCAAGGTCTGGCAGCGCCTGGGCTCTCTGTTCCTGTCGGCCGGGGTGGGCTACCTGTTCGCGCCCATGGCCTTGCAAGCAATCCCGTTTATCACCAGCGGCGGCGGTGCTTTTCTCTGCGCCCTGGTGGTCATCCCCATCAGCATCAAGCTCATGGTATGGGTGGAAAAAGCGGACATCTGGGATATCTGGCGTCGCATCAGAGGGGGCAGCTGA
- a CDS encoding tail protein X: protein MAVAVRANQNDTVDALCWRYYGRTAGVTEAVLEANPGLADYGPILPLGLVVNMPEDQTSAPQRQMVNLWD from the coding sequence ATGGCCGTCGCCGTCCGCGCCAATCAAAACGACACCGTCGATGCCTTGTGCTGGCGCTACTACGGCCGCACCGCGGGTGTCACCGAGGCGGTGCTTGAAGCCAACCCCGGCCTGGCCGACTACGGCCCAATCCTGCCGCTAGGCCTTGTCGTCAACATGCCCGAAGACCAAACCAGCGCGCCCCAACGGCAGATGGTGAACCTATGGGACTGA